In one window of Henckelia pumila isolate YLH828 chromosome 1, ASM3356847v2, whole genome shotgun sequence DNA:
- the LOC140871754 gene encoding SUN domain-containing protein 1-like — MAGSTVSTSNHFSTARRRALDKDPLTPVRDLAVTATGFSDSDAVRLTPADTDPAIQRDSSKIPQTQSRKSTPKRRSSKPRWLTVVSILTKNIALLLVILGLIQMSRWAVLNSGRNAEGFEVISGDFEGKFAEVQSLVKTTIKAMQVQVDAIDRKMEDGVGLVRKEFGERMEKNEEEVELKLKALDVRSDAFEKFIDGFRGKSLFSKEEFDDFFQEFLKTKNNRIGSDLGLDEIKDYAREIVEKEIEKHAADGLGMVDYALASGGGRVVKHSEAYGVGKVAVLMNRNRVAADSQKMLLPSFGEPGHCFPLKGGSGFVVIQLRTAIVPAAVTLEHVAKSVAYDRSSAPKNCRVSGWLADKESSDTGFDTGKMFLLSEFTYGLDKSNAQTFKVLDSAKSMAVDTVRLDFESNHGSASHTCIYRLRVHGHELKSLPLQEMQS; from the coding sequence ATGGCAGGCTCCACCGTTTCCACTTCTAATCATTTTTCTACTGCCCGCCGGCGAGCATTGGACAAGGACCCACTGACGCCCGTTCGCGATTTGGCGGTGACCGCCACCGGTTTTAGTGACAGCGACGCCGTCAGGCTTACCCCGGCTGACACAGATCCCGCAATCCAGAGAGACAGCAGCAAAATTCCACAAACCCAATCTCGAAAGTCTACCCCGAAGCGGAGGTCATCAAAGCCACGTTGGCTAACCGTGGTAAGCATTCTCACTAAGAACATAGCATTGTTACTTGTTATCTTGGGCTTAATTCAGATGTCTAGATGGGCTGTCTTGAATTCTGGCCGCAATGCCGAGGGCTTTGAAGTAATTTCAGGGGATTTTGAGGGGAAGTTCGCTGAGGTTCAGAGCTTGGTTAAGACAACGATTAAGGCCATGCAGGTGCAGGTGGATGCTATTGATCGGAAAATGGAGGATGGGGTTGGTTTGGTGAGAAAGGAGTTTGGTGAGAGAATGGAGAAGAATGAGGAAGAAGTGGAGTTGAAGTTGAAGGCTTTGGATGTGAGAAGTGATGCTTTTGAGAAGTTTATTGATGGGTTTCGAGGGAAGAGCTTGTTTTCGAAGGAAGAGTTTGATGATTTCTTCCAGGAGTTCCTGAAGACCAAGAATAATAGGATCGGTAGTGATTTGGGTTTGGATGAAATTAAGGATTATGCAAGGGAGATAGTGGAGAAGGAGATTGAAAAGCACGCAGCTGATGGATTGGGGATGGTTGATTATGCGTTAGCATCCGGAGGGGGTAGAGTGGTGAAACATTCTGAGGCATATGGTGTTGGAAAAGTAGCTGTGTTGATGAATCGAAATAGGGTAGCTGCGGATTCTCAGAAGATGCTTTTGCCGAGCTTTGGAGAGCCTGGACACTGTTTTCCACTCAAGGGCGGTAGTGGATTTGTTGTAATCCAGCTTAGGACTGCCATAGTGCCTGCGGCTGTGACATTAGAACATGTTGCTAAGAGTGTAGCTTATGATAGGTCTAGTGCTCCAAAGAATTGCAGGGTATCTGGATGGCTGGCAGATAAAGAATCGAGTGACACGGGATTTGATACCGGAAAGATGTTTCTATTGAGTGAGTTCACTTATGGCCTTGACAAGAGTAATGCTCAAACTTTTAAGGTTTTGGACTCTGCAAAGTCTATGGCTGTTGACACTGTTAGGCTCGATTTTGAATCCAACCATGGGAGTGCTTCTCATACTTGCATTTATCGTTTGAGGGTTCACGGCCATGAACTCAAGTCTCTGCCATTgcaagaaatgcagtcttga